Proteins co-encoded in one Actinomadura luteofluorescens genomic window:
- the cysS gene encoding cysteine--tRNA ligase → MSLRLYDTGTRSVRTFEPLEEGRVGMYVCGATPQAAPHIGHLRSGVIYDVLLRWLRASGYEVTFARNVTDVDDKIIAVSAERGVPWFAVAEGNQRTFTQGYDLLGCLPPTIEPRATGHVPEMIVLMRRLIDKGHAYAAGGDVYFDVKSWADEYGALSNQRLENMRSAGDTPNEDLKRDPRDFALWKGAKPGEPSWETPWGDGRPGWHLECSAMATRYLGPVFDIHGGGVDLIFPHHENEIAQSRAAGDGFARYWLHNGLLTVDGEKMSKSVGNVVLLPDLLGKARPVEVRYYLASAHYRSLMDYTDDALAEAVSAYQRIEGFVTRASELVGAGSPASVPAAFASAMNDDLGVPQALATLHENVREGNSALASGDRDAVRERLAAVRAMADALGIDPLSPQWRTSGEDDLRPVVDALVKVALEQRQAARARKDYPAADAIRDGLSEAGVLVEDTPQGPRWELKRG, encoded by the coding sequence GTGAGCCTGCGCCTTTACGACACCGGTACCCGTAGCGTCCGCACGTTCGAGCCCCTGGAAGAGGGCCGCGTGGGGATGTACGTGTGCGGTGCGACCCCGCAGGCGGCCCCCCACATCGGGCACCTGCGCTCGGGCGTCATCTACGACGTCCTGCTGCGCTGGCTGCGCGCGTCCGGCTACGAGGTGACGTTCGCGCGCAACGTCACCGACGTCGACGACAAGATCATCGCGGTGTCGGCGGAGCGGGGCGTGCCGTGGTTCGCGGTCGCCGAGGGCAACCAGCGCACCTTCACCCAGGGTTACGACCTGCTCGGCTGCCTGCCGCCGACGATCGAGCCGCGCGCCACCGGGCACGTCCCGGAGATGATCGTCCTGATGCGCCGGCTGATCGACAAGGGCCACGCGTACGCCGCGGGCGGCGACGTGTACTTCGACGTCAAGTCCTGGGCGGACGAGTACGGCGCGCTGTCGAACCAGCGGCTGGAGAACATGCGCTCCGCCGGCGACACCCCCAACGAGGACCTCAAACGCGACCCGCGCGACTTCGCGCTCTGGAAGGGCGCGAAGCCGGGGGAGCCGTCCTGGGAGACGCCCTGGGGGGACGGGCGCCCCGGCTGGCACCTGGAGTGCTCGGCGATGGCGACCCGCTACCTCGGCCCGGTGTTCGACATCCACGGCGGCGGCGTCGACCTGATCTTCCCGCACCACGAGAACGAGATCGCGCAGTCCCGCGCCGCGGGCGACGGCTTCGCGCGCTACTGGCTGCACAACGGCCTGCTCACCGTGGACGGCGAGAAGATGAGCAAGTCGGTGGGCAACGTCGTCCTGCTGCCCGACCTGCTGGGCAAGGCCCGTCCGGTCGAGGTGCGCTACTACCTCGCCTCGGCGCACTACCGGTCGCTGATGGACTACACCGACGACGCCCTCGCCGAGGCGGTCTCCGCCTACCAGCGCATCGAGGGCTTCGTGACGCGGGCATCGGAGCTGGTGGGGGCCGGGTCGCCGGCCTCCGTCCCGGCGGCGTTCGCTTCCGCGATGAACGACGACCTGGGCGTCCCTCAGGCGCTCGCGACGCTCCACGAGAACGTCCGGGAGGGCAACAGCGCCCTGGCGTCCGGCGACCGCGACGCGGTGCGGGAGCGCCTGGCGGCCGTCCGAGCGATGGCGGACGCCCTCGGCATCGACCCGCTCTCGCCGCAGTGGCGGACCTCGGGCGAGGACGACCTGCGCCCCGTCGTGGACGCCCTGGTCAAGGTGGCGCTGGAGCAGCGGCAGGCGGCTCGCGCCCGCAAGGACTACCCGGCGGCCGACGCGATCCGCGACGGCCTGTCGGAGGCCGGCGTCCTCGTCGAGGACACCCCGCAGGGCCCCCGCTGGGAGCTGAAGCGCGGCTGA
- a CDS encoding RNA polymerase sigma factor — MRTPPAVEDLLRDLAPQVLGTLVRRHGAFDACEDAVQEALLAAAVQWPGEGVPENPRGWLLTVATRRLTDQWRSERARRDREAAVAADEPAEPGPDEHRAADRDDTLTLLFLCCHPALSPSSQVALTLRAVGGLTTAQVARAFLVPEATMAQRISRAKQKIKAAGARFAAPPPDERDERLRAVLHTLYLIFNEGYTASSGPDLRRADLTAEAIRLARALHRLLPGDGEATGLLALMLLTDARRAARTAGGGLLVPLTEQDRTLWDPEQIREGAELITDALTWSPPGPYQVQAAIAAVHAEAARPQDTDWPQILALYRVLAHLAPNPMVTLNEAVALAMVDGPSAGLDLLRALDGDTRMEGHHRLAAVRAHLLEAAGDAPAAREAYRDAARGTTSLPERRYLESRAARLNEGDSDGKA, encoded by the coding sequence GTGAGGACGCCCCCGGCCGTCGAGGACCTGCTGCGCGACCTCGCGCCGCAGGTGCTCGGCACGCTCGTGCGGCGGCACGGCGCCTTCGACGCGTGCGAGGACGCCGTCCAGGAGGCGCTGCTCGCCGCCGCCGTCCAGTGGCCGGGGGAAGGCGTTCCGGAGAACCCGCGCGGCTGGCTGCTGACCGTCGCGACCCGGCGGCTCACCGACCAGTGGCGCAGCGAGCGGGCCCGCCGCGACCGCGAGGCGGCCGTGGCCGCGGACGAGCCCGCCGAGCCCGGCCCGGATGAACACCGTGCGGCCGACCGCGACGACACGCTGACGCTGCTGTTCCTGTGCTGCCATCCGGCGCTGTCGCCGTCCTCGCAGGTCGCGCTGACGCTGCGGGCCGTCGGCGGCCTGACGACGGCGCAGGTCGCCCGCGCGTTCCTCGTCCCGGAGGCGACGATGGCGCAGCGGATCAGCCGCGCGAAGCAGAAGATCAAGGCGGCGGGGGCGCGGTTCGCGGCCCCGCCGCCGGACGAGCGGGACGAGCGGCTGCGGGCCGTCCTGCACACGCTGTACCTGATCTTCAACGAGGGGTACACCGCGTCCAGCGGGCCCGACCTGCGGCGCGCGGACCTCACCGCCGAGGCGATCAGGCTCGCCCGGGCGCTGCACCGGCTGCTGCCCGGCGACGGGGAGGCGACCGGGCTGCTCGCGCTGATGCTGCTCACCGACGCCCGCCGCGCGGCCCGCACGGCGGGCGGCGGGCTCCTGGTCCCGCTCACCGAGCAGGACCGGACGCTCTGGGACCCCGAGCAGATCCGGGAGGGCGCCGAGCTGATCACCGACGCGCTCACCTGGTCGCCGCCCGGCCCGTACCAGGTGCAGGCAGCGATCGCCGCCGTGCACGCCGAGGCCGCCCGGCCGCAGGACACCGACTGGCCGCAGATCCTCGCGCTGTACCGGGTGCTGGCCCACCTGGCGCCGAACCCGATGGTCACGCTGAACGAGGCCGTCGCGCTGGCCATGGTGGACGGGCCGTCCGCCGGCCTCGACCTGCTGCGCGCGCTGGACGGCGACACCCGGATGGAGGGACATCACCGGCTGGCGGCCGTCCGGGCCCATCTGCTGGAGGCCGCCGGCGACGCGCCGGCCGCGCGGGAGGCGTACCGGGACGCCGCCCGCGGCACCACGAGCCTGCCCGAGCGGCGCTACCTCGAGTCCCGCGCCGCCCGGCTCAACGAAGGAGACAGCGATGGGAAAGCTTGA
- a CDS encoding DUF6585 family protein, with the protein MASPRDRLGEPVRIFDGRAAARRTWAWLALLCLAAAALVPAAVVYLHARVWWVGVPALLLSMGYAAAAGWIAGRDRPRFRGRVAALHTGGLAVTGQGGGARTWDEFVSVTVAGVPGGPGGRVRWCFTVVADDGSVLRLGDDIPDVRTLGVAVAQEVTARIVPRLLTSVEAGESVRIGPFAVDLDGVEKDGERLPWSAVRDVVIGSGMVTVRARPGRADLATVASRMPDALAFNVLCHQVRDLVEDF; encoded by the coding sequence GTGGCGTCCCCTCGGGACCGGCTCGGCGAACCGGTCCGGATCTTCGACGGGCGGGCCGCCGCCCGCCGGACCTGGGCGTGGCTGGCCCTGCTGTGCCTGGCCGCCGCGGCGCTCGTCCCGGCGGCCGTCGTGTACCTGCACGCCCGCGTGTGGTGGGTGGGCGTCCCGGCGCTGCTCCTGTCGATGGGCTACGCGGCCGCCGCCGGATGGATCGCGGGACGCGACCGTCCGCGCTTCCGGGGCCGCGTCGCCGCCCTCCACACCGGGGGCCTGGCGGTCACCGGGCAGGGCGGCGGGGCCCGCACGTGGGACGAGTTCGTCTCGGTGACGGTCGCCGGCGTTCCGGGCGGGCCCGGCGGGCGCGTCCGGTGGTGCTTCACGGTCGTCGCCGACGACGGGAGCGTGCTGCGGCTCGGCGACGACATCCCCGACGTCCGGACGCTCGGCGTGGCCGTCGCCCAGGAGGTGACCGCCCGGATCGTCCCGCGCCTCCTGACGTCGGTGGAGGCGGGGGAGTCCGTCCGGATCGGCCCCTTCGCCGTCGACCTGGACGGCGTCGAGAAGGACGGCGAGCGGCTGCCGTGGAGCGCCGTCCGGGACGTGGTGATCGGGAGCGGGATGGTGACCGTGCGCGCCCGCCCGGGCCGGGCGGATCTGGCGACGGTCGCCTCCCGGATGCCGGACGCGCTAGCGTTCAACGTCCTGTGTCACCAGGTCAGAGACCTGGTCGAAGATTTCTGA
- a CDS encoding YciI family protein → MLLIYNRPGFLEELSEQERTALFGEVEAIMTELSESGELVGGAALADPSLTRTVAVRDGRPAVTDGPFLEAKEHFAGYVSVDCETEERALEIAARWPDVKYGGYLEVRAIMQDSGTEM, encoded by the coding sequence ATGCTGCTGATCTACAACCGTCCCGGCTTCCTGGAGGAGCTGAGCGAGCAGGAGCGGACCGCGCTGTTCGGCGAGGTCGAGGCGATCATGACCGAGCTGTCGGAGTCGGGCGAGCTGGTCGGCGGGGCGGCGCTGGCCGACCCGTCCCTGACCAGGACCGTGGCGGTCAGGGACGGGCGGCCGGCCGTGACGGACGGCCCGTTCCTGGAGGCCAAGGAGCACTTCGCCGGCTACGTCAGCGTGGACTGCGAGACCGAGGAGCGGGCCCTGGAGATCGCCGCCCGCTGGCCGGACGTCAAGTACGGCGGCTACCTGGAGGTCCGGGCGATCATGCAGGACTCCGGGACGGAGATGTGA